AAGCATTTAGAGGAATGGGTAAAGAGTCCCAAACTGAACAAAATGGGTACCTTGTCAGTCAACTCATTGGCCACTGGAAGCTCACCGCGGTTCAATGTGTTTGGCAATGACTTTGGCTGGGGAAGGCCTCTGGCTGTAAGAAGTGGTGCTGGGAACAAGTTTGACGGGAAGTTGACGGTGTTTCCTGGGGCTGAAGATGGAAGCATTGATTTTGAAGCTTGCCTTTCGTCTCAAACACTGCAAGCTTTGGCACAGGACGCTGAGTTTATGGACAGTGTGGCttagagagaaaattagggACTCCAATAACCTATTAAGTGAATTAATAATAAAGTTTCCATGTCTTTGACTGATTTGTTGGTTTCTAATTGTGCTCATGTTTTATCTACTAGTCCATTCAAAGCCCCGGTGGTTTAGATTAGTTCTCTTGTTTTATTAAATAGTTTGTGTTAAAAAGTAATTATGATTAAGAACAGCCAGTGTTTGCAACAGGGAATTCAAATAACACTTCGGTAGTCTGTCGGTGAAAATTCCAATGACACTTCGATTGTCTGTTGGTGAGAAAACCCACACTTCCCTTTCTAACttacacaaaaaaagaaaaagctagtCCCCCATGTGAATAAATTATCTCcctgtgagaatgtgaaggtaaaaaaGTCATATATtagaaaattgagaaatttaacaaaggcttataaggagttgaacTACTCGTTTTATTGCCAATTTATTTTAGGATAGAATCTCAACTTTTTTCATGATATCAAAACGAGTTAATccacgtgtgaaagcccaaACGGGGCACGTGAATGGTTGTACCCTTTTATCATCATGACATTAGTCAGTCTCCACTCACCACCTACTCTTCAAAGAGACGATCCTTGTTTGATACGATGAGAACACATTCCTGATGTTagatagtaataataatataaataaaatacattatTGATGTGATGAGgccaaataatttatttataaatttttaaaagaaaattaggttTGGATCCTATTGGATGTTTGTATCGCCATCGGAATCGCAACAACCTTGTCGGTGTTGAATCTCTCCATCTAAAATAAAGTCATATATCGTTGCTTGAATATTTTTGACCTCATATTGGGAGCAGTTTGAAATCATTGAAAATAGCAGTGGCCCCTTGTCACCAACTCTTCAATCAGACATTTGTTAAAGTAATGAAAAAGtcataataattttatataaagaaaatcacGTTTAGCTATTTATTACCATCAGATTCACCAGCTTAAACATTTAAACGCAGTGCTGtccaaattggggaaaaaTGACTCAGATTCGGCATATCTCCACAAGTACCATCCAACCAACAATTGAGAATGATCACTTAGCTCGTAGAATTCAGTTAACTCCATGTGATCTGCAGCTCATCCGAATCTATTACAACCAAAAGGGACTTCTTTTCCACAAACCAGCAGATCAAGAACAGAGCAACAACTTGGTACAACACCTAAAAGCCTCCCTTTCCCGCACCTTGAACATCTTCTACCCACTTGCTGGCCGCCTAGCCCCGATCGAAAATGAAGATAACAACACCACATGTTTTTTCATCAACTGTAATGGCGCCGGAGCCCAGTTTGTCCACGCAACTGCTGACTGTGTCAAAGTGGCCGATATCCTTGACCCTCTTTGCATTCCTGATGAAATTGTGTACCACCTCTTTCCCTTGAATGCAGTTCGGAACTATGAAGGCATTTCGAAACCATTGCTTGCGGCGCAAGTAACTCAACTGGTTGATGGCATCTTTATCGGTTGCAGCATAAACCACGCGGTTGTGGATGGTACTTCTTTCTGGCATTTCTTCAATACTTGGTCTGAAATCTCTCGTGCTGGCTCTAATAACATTTCTCAACCTCCTCCCTTTTTTGGTCGCCAATTTTTTGACAGCGTAATTGATCTCCCGGTTCAGTTACCCTTCTCCTATGGTGAAATTACAAGGAAGCATGTTAGGAGGTCTTCAGAGTCATTGCAAAGGGTactctttcatttttcaaaacaaaaggtAGCAGAGCTCAAATCCAAGGCCAATGCTGAGATTGGCATCAATAACATCTCATCCCTCCAAGCCCTCATGGCTCATCTATGGCGGGCTGCAACCCGTAGTAGACATCTCAACCCTGATCAAGAGGTTATTTATCGGGTTATGGTGGGATTGAGGCAAAGATTGAAGCCACCATTGCCAGAAGAATACCTCGGGAATGCGGTTAAAGCGGTTCTTGTCAAGTCCACTGCTGGAGAGCTTCTACATCATGGACTAGGCTGGGCGGCTTTACAAATAAACGAACAGATTGCTTCCCTAACAGCTGACGAAGCGAGGAAGTCCTTGGACGAATGGGTGAAAACCCCAATATTTGTTTCAAATATAAGTAATATTTCAACAAGTTCTGCATTGCTTACAGGAAGCTCGCCGCGGTTTAACGTATTTGGGAATGATTTTGGGTGGGGGAGGCCACTTGCTGTGCGAAGCGGAGCGGCAGACAAAACAAATGGGAGGCTAACAGTGTTTCCTGGGGCTGAAGAAGGAAGTATTGATGTTGAAGCTTGCCTTTTTCCAGAGGCTCTACAAGCTATGAAGGACGACAAAGAGTTTATGGAGGTCGTGCTACATCAGGGCTGGTCTATTGATTTTGAAGGCCCGggcaaaaataaaagttgagtTTATTGATTAAAGTTGCCAGTATTTCTATTtgtgtttattaatttatattaattttatgtgAATTTGTTATTATATTTGATTATTACAATTCCATTaagaattattattatctttaaaTTCGTATTTCCGATTGTTCTGCCAACAAAGTGTATATGAGCAGATGGCACAAGAAGTGGCTGATAACCAACATAGCCAAGGGCTTACtaaaagcaacaaaaacaaagcct
Above is a genomic segment from Prunus dulcis chromosome 7, ALMONDv2, whole genome shotgun sequence containing:
- the LOC117635416 gene encoding uncharacterized acetyltransferase At3g50280-like — its product is MTQIRHISTSTIQPTIENDHLARRIQLTPCDLQLIRIYYNQKGLLFHKPADQEQSNNLVQHLKASLSRTLNIFYPLAGRLAPIENEDNNTTCFFINCNGAGAQFVHATADCVKVADILDPLCIPDEIVYHLFPLNAVRNYEGISKPLLAAQVTQLVDGIFIGCSINHAVVDGTSFWHFFNTWSEISRAGSNNISQPPPFFGRQFFDSVIDLPVQLPFSYGEITRKHVRRSSESLQRVLFHFSKQKVAELKSKANAEIGINNISSLQALMAHLWRAATRSRHLNPDQEVIYRVMVGLRQRLKPPLPEEYLGNAVKAVLVKSTAGELLHHGLGWAALQINEQIASLTADEARKSLDEWVKTPIFVSNISNISTSSALLTGSSPRFNVFGNDFGWGRPLAVRSGAADKTNGRLTVFPGAEEGSIDVEACLFPEALQAMKDDKEFMEVVLHQGWSIDFEGPGKNKS